From a region of the Mercurialis annua linkage group LG1-X, ddMerAnnu1.2, whole genome shotgun sequence genome:
- the LOC126664253 gene encoding protein ENHANCED DISEASE RESISTANCE 2 isoform X2, translating into MEHPLLHYVMEHMSVVGNRSEHKYVEKIKSEGAVRLLEPDNCPNGWACPPGDIFKVRGPDYLTTKVKIQAGDYVLKPIGFDWIKGSAKIAEVLKNPNSRVRKVIDDEFQTGDKPFIWAFNLQVPSKDNYSAVAYFVATEPFPEGSLIDQFLKGDDVFRNSRLKLIANIVKGPWIVRKAVGEQAVCIIGRALTCKYCVTENFFEVDVDIGSSVVASAIVHLAFGYITMLTVDIAFLIEGQTESELPEKLLGAFRFSDLNPASAHSFESSSYESSDSLQTSLPTRFWKSLGQGFSQLLHPGAQDSPTAIMAHANGNSKHEDDNEVVKK; encoded by the exons ATGGAGCATCCTCTTTTGCACTATGTGATG GAACACATGTCTGTCGTTGGTAACAGAAGTGAGCATAAATATGTAGAGAAGATTAAATCTGAGGGAGCGGTACGCCTACTTGAACCGGATAATTGTCCAAATGGTTGGGCTTGTCCGCCTGGAGATATATTCAAGGTAAGAGGTCCAGACTATTTGACAACAAAGGTTAAAATTCAGGCTGGAGACTATGTTCTAAAGCCGATTGGATTTGACTGGATTAAAGGTTCTGCAAAGATTGCGGAGGttttaaaaaatccaaatagCCGTGTGAGAAAGGTTATTGATGACGAGTTTCAGACAGGTGATAAGCCTTTTATTTGGGCATTCAATCTACAAGTTCCTAGTAAGGATAATTATAGTGCTGTAGCTTATTTTGTTGCCACCGAACCATTTCCAGAGGGATCTTTGATTGACCAGTTCTTGAAAGGGGATGACGTGTTCAGAAATTCAAGGCTTAAGCTTATTGCAAACATTGTCAAAGGCCCCTGGATTGTTAGAAAGGCTGTTGGGGAGCAGGCTGTGTGCATAATTGGGCGTGCCCTTACCTGTAAATACTGTGTAACGGAGAATTTTTTCGAAGTAGATGTAGATATTGGATCATCTGTGGTTGCCAGTGCAATAGTTCATCTCGCATTTGGTTACATCACAATGCTGACTGTAGACATAGCCTTTCTCATTGAGGGTCAAACGGAGTCTGAGCTGCCAGAAAAACTCTTAGGCGCTTTCAGATTTTCTGATCTGAACCCTGCTTCTGCTCATTCATTTGAGTCGTCATCTTACGAAAGTTCCGatagtttacaaacatcattACCAACGCGATTTTGGAAGTCTCTTGGACAGGGATTTTCCCAGCTTCTTCATCCTGGTGCTCAAGACAGTCCTACCGCTATCATGGCCCATGCTAATGGAAATTCCAAGCATGAAGATGATAATGAAGTTGTCAAGAAATG A
- the LOC126664253 gene encoding protein ENHANCED DISEASE RESISTANCE 2 isoform X3 — protein MSVVGNRSEHKYVEKIKSEGAVRLLEPDNCPNGWACPPGDIFKVRGPDYLTTKVKIQAGDYVLKPIGFDWIKGSAKIAEVLKNPNSRVRKVIDDEFQTGDKPFIWAFNLQVPSKDNYSAVAYFVATEPFPEGSLIDQFLKGDDVFRNSRLKLIANIVKGPWIVRKAVGEQAVCIIGRALTCKYCVTENFFEVDVDIGSSVVASAIVHLAFGYITMLTVDIAFLIEGQTESELPEKLLGAFRFSDLNPASAHSFESSSYESSDSLQTSLPTRFWKSLGQGFSQLLHPGAQDSPTAIMAHANGNSKHEDDNEVVKKW, from the coding sequence ATGTCTGTCGTTGGTAACAGAAGTGAGCATAAATATGTAGAGAAGATTAAATCTGAGGGAGCGGTACGCCTACTTGAACCGGATAATTGTCCAAATGGTTGGGCTTGTCCGCCTGGAGATATATTCAAGGTAAGAGGTCCAGACTATTTGACAACAAAGGTTAAAATTCAGGCTGGAGACTATGTTCTAAAGCCGATTGGATTTGACTGGATTAAAGGTTCTGCAAAGATTGCGGAGGttttaaaaaatccaaatagCCGTGTGAGAAAGGTTATTGATGACGAGTTTCAGACAGGTGATAAGCCTTTTATTTGGGCATTCAATCTACAAGTTCCTAGTAAGGATAATTATAGTGCTGTAGCTTATTTTGTTGCCACCGAACCATTTCCAGAGGGATCTTTGATTGACCAGTTCTTGAAAGGGGATGACGTGTTCAGAAATTCAAGGCTTAAGCTTATTGCAAACATTGTCAAAGGCCCCTGGATTGTTAGAAAGGCTGTTGGGGAGCAGGCTGTGTGCATAATTGGGCGTGCCCTTACCTGTAAATACTGTGTAACGGAGAATTTTTTCGAAGTAGATGTAGATATTGGATCATCTGTGGTTGCCAGTGCAATAGTTCATCTCGCATTTGGTTACATCACAATGCTGACTGTAGACATAGCCTTTCTCATTGAGGGTCAAACGGAGTCTGAGCTGCCAGAAAAACTCTTAGGCGCTTTCAGATTTTCTGATCTGAACCCTGCTTCTGCTCATTCATTTGAGTCGTCATCTTACGAAAGTTCCGatagtttacaaacatcattACCAACGCGATTTTGGAAGTCTCTTGGACAGGGATTTTCCCAGCTTCTTCATCCTGGTGCTCAAGACAGTCCTACCGCTATCATGGCCCATGCTAATGGAAATTCCAAGCATGAAGATGATAATGAAGTTGTCAAGAAATGGTAA
- the LOC126664253 gene encoding protein ENHANCED DISEASE RESISTANCE 2 isoform X4, which translates to MEHPLLHYVMEHMSVVGNRSEHKYVEKIKSEGAVRLLEPDNCPNGWACPPGDIFKVRGPDYLTTKVKIQAGDYVLKPIGFDWIKGSAKIAEVLKNPNSRVRKVIDDEFQTEGSLIDQFLKGDDVFRNSRLKLIANIVKGPWIVRKAVGEQAVCIIGRALTCKYCVTENFFEVDVDIGSSVVASAIVHLAFGYITMLTVDIAFLIEGQTESELPEKLLGAFRFSDLNPASAHSFESSSYESSDSLQTSLPTRFWKSLGQGFSQLLHPGAQDSPTAIMAHANGNSKHEDDNEVVKKW; encoded by the exons ATGGAGCATCCTCTTTTGCACTATGTGATG GAACACATGTCTGTCGTTGGTAACAGAAGTGAGCATAAATATGTAGAGAAGATTAAATCTGAGGGAGCGGTACGCCTACTTGAACCGGATAATTGTCCAAATGGTTGGGCTTGTCCGCCTGGAGATATATTCAAGGTAAGAGGTCCAGACTATTTGACAACAAAGGTTAAAATTCAGGCTGGAGACTATGTTCTAAAGCCGATTGGATTTGACTGGATTAAAGGTTCTGCAAAGATTGCGGAGGttttaaaaaatccaaatagCCGTGTGAGAAAGGTTATTGATGACGAGTTTCAGACAG AGGGATCTTTGATTGACCAGTTCTTGAAAGGGGATGACGTGTTCAGAAATTCAAGGCTTAAGCTTATTGCAAACATTGTCAAAGGCCCCTGGATTGTTAGAAAGGCTGTTGGGGAGCAGGCTGTGTGCATAATTGGGCGTGCCCTTACCTGTAAATACTGTGTAACGGAGAATTTTTTCGAAGTAGATGTAGATATTGGATCATCTGTGGTTGCCAGTGCAATAGTTCATCTCGCATTTGGTTACATCACAATGCTGACTGTAGACATAGCCTTTCTCATTGAGGGTCAAACGGAGTCTGAGCTGCCAGAAAAACTCTTAGGCGCTTTCAGATTTTCTGATCTGAACCCTGCTTCTGCTCATTCATTTGAGTCGTCATCTTACGAAAGTTCCGatagtttacaaacatcattACCAACGCGATTTTGGAAGTCTCTTGGACAGGGATTTTCCCAGCTTCTTCATCCTGGTGCTCAAGACAGTCCTACCGCTATCATGGCCCATGCTAATGGAAATTCCAAGCATGAAGATGATAATGAAGTTGTCAAGAAATGGTAA
- the LOC126664253 gene encoding protein ENHANCED DISEASE RESISTANCE 2 isoform X1, with translation MEHPLLHYVMEHMSVVGNRSEHKYVEKIKSEGAVRLLEPDNCPNGWACPPGDIFKVRGPDYLTTKVKIQAGDYVLKPIGFDWIKGSAKIAEVLKNPNSRVRKVIDDEFQTGDKPFIWAFNLQVPSKDNYSAVAYFVATEPFPEGSLIDQFLKGDDVFRNSRLKLIANIVKGPWIVRKAVGEQAVCIIGRALTCKYCVTENFFEVDVDIGSSVVASAIVHLAFGYITMLTVDIAFLIEGQTESELPEKLLGAFRFSDLNPASAHSFESSSYESSDSLQTSLPTRFWKSLGQGFSQLLHPGAQDSPTAIMAHANGNSKHEDDNEVVKKW, from the exons ATGGAGCATCCTCTTTTGCACTATGTGATG GAACACATGTCTGTCGTTGGTAACAGAAGTGAGCATAAATATGTAGAGAAGATTAAATCTGAGGGAGCGGTACGCCTACTTGAACCGGATAATTGTCCAAATGGTTGGGCTTGTCCGCCTGGAGATATATTCAAGGTAAGAGGTCCAGACTATTTGACAACAAAGGTTAAAATTCAGGCTGGAGACTATGTTCTAAAGCCGATTGGATTTGACTGGATTAAAGGTTCTGCAAAGATTGCGGAGGttttaaaaaatccaaatagCCGTGTGAGAAAGGTTATTGATGACGAGTTTCAGACAGGTGATAAGCCTTTTATTTGGGCATTCAATCTACAAGTTCCTAGTAAGGATAATTATAGTGCTGTAGCTTATTTTGTTGCCACCGAACCATTTCCAGAGGGATCTTTGATTGACCAGTTCTTGAAAGGGGATGACGTGTTCAGAAATTCAAGGCTTAAGCTTATTGCAAACATTGTCAAAGGCCCCTGGATTGTTAGAAAGGCTGTTGGGGAGCAGGCTGTGTGCATAATTGGGCGTGCCCTTACCTGTAAATACTGTGTAACGGAGAATTTTTTCGAAGTAGATGTAGATATTGGATCATCTGTGGTTGCCAGTGCAATAGTTCATCTCGCATTTGGTTACATCACAATGCTGACTGTAGACATAGCCTTTCTCATTGAGGGTCAAACGGAGTCTGAGCTGCCAGAAAAACTCTTAGGCGCTTTCAGATTTTCTGATCTGAACCCTGCTTCTGCTCATTCATTTGAGTCGTCATCTTACGAAAGTTCCGatagtttacaaacatcattACCAACGCGATTTTGGAAGTCTCTTGGACAGGGATTTTCCCAGCTTCTTCATCCTGGTGCTCAAGACAGTCCTACCGCTATCATGGCCCATGCTAATGGAAATTCCAAGCATGAAGATGATAATGAAGTTGTCAAGAAATGGTAA